A window of Kribbella amoyensis contains these coding sequences:
- a CDS encoding FAD-dependent oxidoreductase, translating into MTYAITGDCCSDASCVSACPMNCIHPSPGEPGFGTTDGLFIDPRTCIDCGACAEVCPVDAAKPADQVTPAELAANAEYFADRPLLDGLDLDSWEPPRFDPWTGGPRRVAVVGAGPAGMYATRELLLRSTAEVTVYDRLPLVGGLARYGVAPDHPSTKRIVATFERVIAHPRVRWRPGVEVTELGTSYDAVVHAVGSYRSRLLGIPGEDGERSCTAAEVVAWYNGRPGGERLPVPLAGPRAVIVGNGNVALDLARLLVSDERRLAGIELPAAVRETLAESTIREIVLVGRRGPDAAAYTVSALRDLLGLEGVEVVVDADGRHDPLPESLRRERLDLATPPRPGRRVVLRFGTTPTAWDPAVGLATSSGVIEAGNLFTAIGFAGSPVHGLPFDEERGIVPNVGGAVLGRPGQYVTGWIKRGARGGIGANKACAEETVRTLLNASTGALAGGPEVSAALL; encoded by the coding sequence ATGACCTACGCGATCACCGGGGACTGCTGCTCCGACGCGAGTTGCGTGTCCGCCTGCCCGATGAACTGCATCCACCCGTCGCCGGGGGAGCCGGGCTTCGGGACCACGGACGGGCTGTTCATCGACCCGCGGACCTGTATCGACTGCGGCGCCTGTGCCGAGGTCTGCCCGGTCGACGCCGCCAAGCCCGCCGACCAGGTCACGCCGGCCGAGCTCGCGGCCAACGCGGAGTACTTCGCGGACCGGCCGTTGCTGGACGGGTTGGACCTGGACAGCTGGGAGCCGCCGCGCTTCGACCCGTGGACGGGTGGACCTCGCCGGGTCGCCGTGGTCGGCGCCGGGCCCGCCGGAATGTACGCGACCCGCGAGCTGCTGCTGCGGAGTACCGCCGAGGTGACCGTGTACGACCGGCTGCCGTTGGTGGGCGGGCTCGCGCGGTACGGGGTCGCGCCGGATCATCCGTCGACCAAGCGGATCGTGGCGACGTTCGAGCGGGTGATCGCGCATCCCCGGGTCCGCTGGCGGCCGGGGGTCGAGGTGACCGAGCTGGGGACGTCGTACGACGCGGTGGTGCACGCTGTCGGGTCGTACCGGAGCCGGCTGCTCGGGATCCCGGGGGAGGACGGCGAGCGGAGTTGCACGGCGGCCGAGGTGGTTGCCTGGTACAACGGTCGGCCGGGGGGCGAGCGACTGCCGGTACCGCTGGCCGGGCCGCGCGCGGTGATCGTCGGGAACGGCAACGTGGCCCTGGATCTGGCCCGTCTCCTGGTCAGCGACGAACGCCGGCTGGCCGGGATCGAGCTGCCGGCCGCGGTGCGCGAGACGCTGGCGGAGAGCACGATCCGCGAGATCGTGCTGGTCGGACGACGGGGCCCGGACGCCGCGGCGTACACGGTGTCGGCATTGCGCGATCTGCTGGGCCTGGAGGGCGTCGAGGTGGTCGTGGATGCCGACGGCCGGCACGATCCGCTGCCGGAGTCGCTGCGCCGGGAACGGCTCGACCTCGCCACTCCGCCTCGTCCTGGTCGACGGGTCGTCCTCCGCTTCGGTACCACGCCGACGGCCTGGGATCCGGCGGTTGGGCTGGCCACGTCGAGCGGGGTCATCGAGGCCGGGAACCTGTTCACCGCGATCGGTTTCGCGGGTAGCCCTGTTCACGGTCTGCCCTTCGACGAGGAACGCGGGATCGTGCCGAACGTCGGGGGAGCGGTGCTCGGTCGGCCGGGGCAGTACGTGACCGGGTGGATCAAGCGCGGCGCCCGAGGCGGGATCGGGGCCAACAAGGCGTGTGCCGAGGAGACGGTCCGGACGCTCCTGAACGCCTCGACCGGGGCGCTCGCCGGTGGACCTGAGGTGTCAGCGGCACTGTTGTGA
- a CDS encoding sodium:proton exchanger: protein MPRALRPVLFCLAVAIPAVALRLTGTHPAAPLAIVIFGLGVVAASFVLAWAAEAAEMDISGGLAIALLAVIAVLPEYAVDLYFAHTAGSQPEYVQYAAANMTGSNRLLLGLGWSSVVLLSLFVASRRSGRTVRALVLDSGYRRELGFLAIASVVAFIIPVTGEIHLVLGIALLAFFAYYLWRAAVSGHDDEPDLIGPAARIGALPTTTRRITVTTMFLVAAGIILLSAEPFADSLVEGGQALGIDQFLLVQWLAPLASEAPEFIVALLFAWRGKGAAALGLLISAKVNQWTLLIGSLPIAYGLGGGPAALHLDGRQIEEFLLTATQTLLGIAVLLALRFPRWAAWTLLGLFAVQFAVPGQTGRYVLCGIYAALAVAAFVHNRREILPTFAEPFRRTKDADEERASELAGV from the coding sequence ATGCCCCGAGCACTCCGCCCCGTGCTGTTCTGCCTGGCCGTGGCGATCCCAGCGGTCGCCCTCCGGCTCACCGGAACGCACCCGGCCGCCCCTCTGGCGATCGTGATCTTCGGGCTCGGCGTCGTCGCCGCGTCCTTCGTCCTCGCCTGGGCCGCCGAGGCCGCCGAGATGGACATCTCCGGTGGGCTGGCCATCGCCCTGCTGGCCGTCATCGCCGTCCTGCCCGAGTACGCGGTCGACCTGTACTTCGCGCACACCGCCGGCAGCCAGCCCGAGTACGTGCAGTACGCCGCCGCCAACATGACCGGCTCCAACCGGCTCCTGCTCGGCCTCGGCTGGTCCAGCGTCGTTCTGCTCAGCCTGTTCGTCGCCAGCCGCCGGTCCGGCCGGACCGTCCGCGCCCTTGTGCTCGACTCGGGGTACCGGCGGGAGCTGGGCTTCCTCGCGATCGCCAGCGTGGTCGCGTTCATCATCCCCGTCACCGGCGAGATCCACCTGGTCCTGGGGATCGCGCTGCTCGCCTTCTTCGCGTACTACCTGTGGCGCGCGGCCGTGTCCGGGCACGACGACGAGCCGGACCTGATCGGGCCCGCCGCCCGGATCGGCGCGCTGCCGACCACCACGCGCCGGATCACCGTGACCACGATGTTCCTGGTCGCGGCCGGCATCATCCTGCTCTCCGCCGAACCGTTCGCCGACTCGCTGGTCGAGGGCGGCCAGGCCCTCGGCATCGACCAGTTCCTGCTGGTCCAGTGGCTCGCCCCACTCGCGTCGGAGGCGCCGGAGTTCATCGTGGCGCTGCTGTTCGCCTGGCGTGGCAAGGGCGCCGCGGCGCTCGGACTGCTGATCTCCGCCAAGGTGAACCAGTGGACGCTGCTCATCGGCAGCCTCCCGATCGCGTACGGCCTCGGCGGCGGCCCGGCCGCGCTGCACCTGGACGGCCGGCAGATCGAGGAGTTCCTGCTCACCGCGACCCAGACGCTGCTCGGTATCGCGGTCCTGCTCGCGCTGCGCTTCCCCCGCTGGGCCGCGTGGACCCTGCTCGGCCTGTTCGCGGTGCAGTTCGCCGTACCGGGCCAGACCGGGCGGTACGTGCTCTGCGGGATCTACGCCGCGCTGGCGGTGGCCGCGTTCGTGCACAACCGGCGGGAGATCCTGCCGACCTTCGCGGAGCCGTTCCGCCGGACCAAGGACGCCGACGAGGAACGCGCTAGCGAACTCGCCGGCGTCTGA
- a CDS encoding WhiB family transcriptional regulator — protein sequence MRPTLTVIADPADRWMTKAACVGQAPAYDESASQWEQRRAQAVCLTSCPVLEECREWARRTKFTGTAAGEKFLYGRRRGRPGPSERRRTQVVA from the coding sequence ATGAGGCCGACCTTGACGGTGATCGCCGACCCCGCCGACCGTTGGATGACGAAGGCGGCCTGCGTCGGCCAGGCGCCGGCGTACGACGAGAGCGCGAGCCAGTGGGAGCAGCGCCGGGCGCAAGCGGTCTGCCTGACGTCCTGTCCGGTGCTCGAGGAGTGCCGGGAGTGGGCGCGTCGCACCAAGTTCACCGGGACGGCTGCCGGGGAGAAGTTCCTGTACGGACGCCGCCGTGGTCGCCCGGGTCCCTCCGAGCGACGCCGTACGCAGGTGGTCGCCTGA
- a CDS encoding ArsR/SmtB family transcription factor: MTTPMPEPTKAQLESAAGTFAMLSAPVRLHLVSLAAQGEYDVGTLADRVGVSIATASQHLGKLRLAGIITARREGRRHIYTVDDPHVLNLVDQIFEHIAPDGSLAPDPPRRTRPPHTD; encoded by the coding sequence ATGACGACACCGATGCCCGAACCGACGAAGGCCCAGCTGGAATCCGCCGCCGGCACCTTCGCGATGCTGTCCGCACCGGTGCGGCTGCATCTGGTCTCCCTGGCGGCCCAAGGCGAGTACGACGTGGGCACGCTGGCCGACCGCGTCGGGGTCAGCATCGCCACCGCGAGCCAGCACCTCGGCAAACTCCGGCTGGCCGGCATCATCACCGCCCGCCGCGAAGGCCGCCGGCACATCTACACCGTCGACGACCCGCACGTGCTCAACCTGGTCGACCAGATCTTCGAGCACATCGCCCCCGACGGCTCCCTGGCCCCCGACCCCCCGCGCCGGACCAGACCGCCCCACACCGACTAA